The following coding sequences are from one Streptomyces sp. NBC_01232 window:
- a CDS encoding DUF4429 domain-containing protein → MCRMGDVLAGNHAVWEFDSDSVLIRFARGIRTPRLPRLFHALGTRRIPLEAVSAVTVTEGKRDTVVLRAVPRPGADPLMEAAAGQLKDVCDPYRLVLPGDRAPLAAAFADALRSRLGPDADEPSSRFLVDVPQPPLHLKAYDARVGFDGSAITFQWSRTGATSTKWKAGDQRYPLAALTGVEWCSPQGPGGHLRLMVRDTTGDPRPDHDLSAAVFRVGYGAVHESLPFAAAVLAAVRGGRTPVAAAVPRARSGDDRLRHLSELHAAGLLTDAEYAALRDRFAAESL, encoded by the coding sequence ATGTGCCGCATGGGTGACGTACTGGCCGGAAATCATGCCGTCTGGGAGTTCGACTCGGACTCGGTGCTCATCCGCTTCGCACGGGGGATCAGAACGCCGAGGCTGCCAAGACTCTTCCACGCCCTCGGCACGCGCCGGATCCCCCTCGAAGCGGTGTCCGCCGTGACCGTGACCGAGGGGAAGCGGGACACCGTGGTGCTCCGCGCCGTCCCGCGGCCCGGCGCGGATCCGCTGATGGAAGCGGCCGCCGGGCAGCTCAAGGATGTCTGCGACCCGTACCGGCTGGTGCTGCCCGGCGACCGGGCGCCGCTCGCCGCCGCCTTCGCCGACGCGCTGCGCTCCCGGCTCGGGCCGGATGCCGACGAGCCGTCCTCCCGCTTCCTCGTCGACGTGCCGCAGCCGCCGCTGCACCTGAAGGCGTACGACGCCAGGGTGGGCTTCGACGGCTCGGCGATCACCTTCCAGTGGTCGCGCACGGGCGCCACCAGCACCAAGTGGAAGGCGGGCGATCAGCGCTATCCGCTGGCCGCTCTCACCGGCGTGGAGTGGTGCTCCCCCCAGGGCCCCGGCGGCCATCTGCGGCTGATGGTGCGGGACACCACCGGTGACCCCCGCCCGGACCACGACCTGTCCGCGGCCGTCTTCCGGGTGGGCTACGGGGCGGTGCACGAGTCGCTGCCGTTCGCCGCGGCCGTCCTGGCCGCCGTGCGCGGCGGCCGTACGCCGGTCGCCGCCGCGGTGCCGCGGGCCCGGTCCGGCGACGACCGGCTGCGGCACCTGAGCGAGCTGCACGCGGCGGGACTGCTCACGGACGCGGAGTACGCGGCGCTGCGGGACCGGTTCGCCGCCGAGTCGCTGTAG